In Lagopus muta isolate bLagMut1 chromosome 6, bLagMut1 primary, whole genome shotgun sequence, one DNA window encodes the following:
- the LOC125694985 gene encoding NADH-cytochrome b5 reductase 2 isoform X1 — MFPYENKKLLSLVVNPPLSADSVHCATWPGGADCCLFAGRRRHTAAGRKPRAAHCVLLGTGEEQSGERSPRRGAPPHPSGKRRKNTRHCEAEPGGGRAESGRVGAPVGRDRRHGAGIPTVVALAAVAATALLLLLLRGAGRGPGRPVTLRDPQAKYPLPLVGKEEISHDTKKFRFGLPSPDHVLGLPVGQHVYLSAKINGNLVIRAYTPVSSDETKGYVDLIIKVYYKNVNPKFPEGGKMSQYLDNMKIGDVIDFRGPNGLLVYKGSGTFLIKPDKKSEAQKKFAKHVGMIAGGTGITPMLQLIHHITSDPKDSTKCYLLFANQTEKDILLRAELEDIAKRHPDQVTLWYTLDKPPQDWKYSSGFVTADMIKAHLPSPGSETLILMCGPPPMIQFACQPNLDKLGYPKSMTFSY; from the exons ATGTTTCcgtatgaaaacaaaaagctgctaTCTTTGGTTGTGAACCCCCCACTGTCTGCCGACAGTGTGCACTGTGCTACCTGGCCTGGAGGAGCTGACTGCTGTCTCTTTGCAGGCAGACGGCGGCACACGGCGGCAGGCCGGAAGCCCCGCGCTGCCCACTGCGTTCTGCTGGGCACGGGGGAGGAGCAGAGCGGTGAGCGCTCGCCGCGTAGAGGCGCCCCGCCGCACCCCAGCGGGAAGCGCCGTAAGAACACGAGGCATTGCGAGGCGGAGCCCGGAGGCGGGCGGGCGGAGAGCGGGAGAGTCGGTGCGCCTGTCGGCCGTGACCGCCGCCATGGAGCC GGTATCCCCACGGTCGTCGCGTTGGCCGCGGTGGCCGCGacggcgctgctgctgctgctgctgagaggggcggggcgggggccgggccgCCCTGTCACGCTGCGGGACCCGCAGGCCAAATACCCGTTGCCGCTGGTGGGCAAAGAG GAGATCAGCCACGACACTAAGAAATTCCGGTTTGGGCTCCCTTCACCAGATCATGTCTTAGGATTACCCGTAG GCCAACACGTTTACCTTTCTGCAAAAATCAATGGCAATCTGGTGATCCGAGCCTATACCCCAGTTTCCAGTGATGAGACAAAAGGTTATGTTGATTTGATTATAAAG GTTTACTACAAAAATGTGAATCCTAAGTTCCCAGAAGGTGGGAAGATGTCCCAGTACCTAGACAACATGAAGATTGGAGATGTTATTGACTTCAGGGGGCCAAATGGACTGCTTGTCTACAAGGGGTCAG GTACCTTTCTGATCAAGCCTGATAAGAAGTCTGAAGCACAGAAGAAGTTTGCAAAGCATGTGGGGATGATAGCTGGGGGAACAG GAATAACCCCTATGTTGCAGCTGATCCATCATATCACAAGTGATCCTAAGGACTCTACAAAATGTTACCTTCTTTTTGCTAATCAG acagaaaaggATATattgctcagagctgagctaGAAGACATTGCTAAGAGGCATCCTGATCAGGTCACGCTCTGGTATACGCTGGACAAGCCTCCACAAG ATTGGAAGTACAGTTCTGGCTTTGTCACTGCAGACATGATTAAAGCCCACCTCCCTTCTCCTGGCAGTGAGACGCTCATTCTAATGTGTGGGCCACCACCTATGATTCAGTTTGCATGTCAGCCTAACCTGGACAAACTCGGCTATCCCAAGAGCATGACATTTTCTTATTAA
- the LOC125694985 gene encoding NADH-cytochrome b5 reductase 2 isoform X2, which translates to MEPFSGIPTVVALAAVAATALLLLLLRGAGRGPGRPVTLRDPQAKYPLPLVGKEEISHDTKKFRFGLPSPDHVLGLPVGQHVYLSAKINGNLVIRAYTPVSSDETKGYVDLIIKVYYKNVNPKFPEGGKMSQYLDNMKIGDVIDFRGPNGLLVYKGSGTFLIKPDKKSEAQKKFAKHVGMIAGGTGITPMLQLIHHITSDPKDSTKCYLLFANQTEKDILLRAELEDIAKRHPDQVTLWYTLDKPPQDWKYSSGFVTADMIKAHLPSPGSETLILMCGPPPMIQFACQPNLDKLGYPKSMTFSY; encoded by the exons ATGGAGCCGTTCTCG GGTATCCCCACGGTCGTCGCGTTGGCCGCGGTGGCCGCGacggcgctgctgctgctgctgctgagaggggcggggcgggggccgggccgCCCTGTCACGCTGCGGGACCCGCAGGCCAAATACCCGTTGCCGCTGGTGGGCAAAGAG GAGATCAGCCACGACACTAAGAAATTCCGGTTTGGGCTCCCTTCACCAGATCATGTCTTAGGATTACCCGTAG GCCAACACGTTTACCTTTCTGCAAAAATCAATGGCAATCTGGTGATCCGAGCCTATACCCCAGTTTCCAGTGATGAGACAAAAGGTTATGTTGATTTGATTATAAAG GTTTACTACAAAAATGTGAATCCTAAGTTCCCAGAAGGTGGGAAGATGTCCCAGTACCTAGACAACATGAAGATTGGAGATGTTATTGACTTCAGGGGGCCAAATGGACTGCTTGTCTACAAGGGGTCAG GTACCTTTCTGATCAAGCCTGATAAGAAGTCTGAAGCACAGAAGAAGTTTGCAAAGCATGTGGGGATGATAGCTGGGGGAACAG GAATAACCCCTATGTTGCAGCTGATCCATCATATCACAAGTGATCCTAAGGACTCTACAAAATGTTACCTTCTTTTTGCTAATCAG acagaaaaggATATattgctcagagctgagctaGAAGACATTGCTAAGAGGCATCCTGATCAGGTCACGCTCTGGTATACGCTGGACAAGCCTCCACAAG ATTGGAAGTACAGTTCTGGCTTTGTCACTGCAGACATGATTAAAGCCCACCTCCCTTCTCCTGGCAGTGAGACGCTCATTCTAATGTGTGGGCCACCACCTATGATTCAGTTTGCATGTCAGCCTAACCTGGACAAACTCGGCTATCCCAAGAGCATGACATTTTCTTATTAA